A DNA window from Sediminitomix flava contains the following coding sequences:
- a CDS encoding LysO family transporter, with protein METLALLGLGVIIGVLLRNKGRLADLTEKATTVMIWILLFFLGVSVGTNEEVLNNLTDLGGQALLLTLGGIGGSIFCSYFIYKLFYLKK; from the coding sequence ATGGAAACCTTAGCATTATTAGGATTAGGAGTCATCATCGGAGTTTTACTTAGAAATAAAGGTAGACTAGCTGATTTGACAGAGAAAGCGACTACGGTTATGATTTGGATACTCTTGTTTTTTTTGGGAGTATCCGTAGGAACCAATGAAGAAGTTTTAAACAACTTAACCGATTTGGGAGGACAAGCATTATTACTGACTTTGGGCGGAATTGGAGGAAGTATTTTTTGCTCATACTTTATCTATAAGCTGTTTTATCTAAAGAAATAG
- a CDS encoding protein phosphatase 2C domain-containing protein, with the protein MKVYESLSIGVFHTNQCEDFLVVEQIASNKKLIAVLDGCTMGTESVFASMLYGKILRKVAKNIFYEEFVSKDTKELAIILRTVFRELFKETALIKNQLGLEINELLSTVILGVVNTEEAEAEFLTVGDGLVCIDGKFVEYEQDNIPDYLGYHLTEDFDTWYTNQLQRLSVKSFENLSICTDGIFTFQNLKNKGKQLSESEILNFLLINKEGSENKTFLEKRLRQLAEEYEHVPTDDLAIIRIMKI; encoded by the coding sequence ATGAAGGTATATGAATCATTAAGTATAGGCGTCTTTCATACAAATCAATGTGAAGATTTTTTAGTAGTAGAGCAAATAGCTAGTAATAAAAAGTTAATAGCTGTTTTAGATGGTTGTACAATGGGTACTGAATCGGTTTTTGCATCCATGCTTTATGGTAAGATTCTAAGAAAGGTAGCTAAGAATATTTTTTATGAGGAATTTGTGTCTAAGGATACTAAAGAGTTAGCAATAATACTTAGAACGGTTTTTAGAGAACTTTTTAAAGAAACGGCCTTAATTAAAAATCAATTAGGACTTGAAATAAATGAGTTACTTTCGACTGTGATTCTAGGTGTTGTAAATACTGAAGAAGCTGAAGCAGAATTTTTGACGGTAGGCGATGGACTTGTTTGTATTGATGGAAAGTTTGTTGAATATGAACAGGATAATATACCAGATTATCTAGGCTATCATTTAACAGAAGATTTCGATACTTGGTATACTAATCAATTACAAAGATTGTCTGTCAAATCATTTGAGAACCTTTCTATTTGTACGGATGGTATTTTTACTTTTCAGAACCTCAAAAACAAAGGGAAGCAATTGTCTGAATCTGAAATCTTGAACTTTCTTTTGATAAATAAGGAGGGAAGTGAAAATAAGACTTTCTTGGAGAAAAGATTGAGACAGCTTGCCGAAGAGTACGAACACGTACCAACAGACGATCTTGCTATCATAAGAATAATGAAGATTTAA
- the sigZ gene encoding RNA polymerase sigma factor SigZ — MSTTSIWNNFRTELFAFIITKVNDKEIANDILQDVFVKIHLKAGSLKQEEKLTSWVYQLTRNTIIDYYRKKNILTYTEEFQDIWDDDSESEDENKICVNCINPFIQQLPPNDRDALEQTVYGNISQKDYAEKTGLSYTATKSRIQRARGKLKDMFLNCCLAEEGKKCNC; from the coding sequence ATGAGCACGACTAGTATTTGGAATAACTTCAGAACAGAACTATTTGCCTTTATTATTACGAAGGTGAATGATAAAGAAATCGCTAATGATATTCTTCAGGATGTTTTTGTCAAAATTCACCTAAAAGCAGGAAGCCTAAAACAAGAAGAAAAACTCACTAGTTGGGTCTATCAGCTTACTCGAAATACCATTATTGATTACTACAGAAAGAAGAACATTCTGACATACACAGAAGAATTCCAAGATATTTGGGATGATGATTCTGAATCTGAAGATGAAAATAAAATCTGTGTCAATTGCATTAATCCATTTATCCAACAACTTCCTCCTAACGATAGAGATGCTTTAGAACAGACCGTCTATGGCAACATATCTCAGAAAGATTATGCTGAAAAAACGGGACTTTCTTATACCGCTACTAAATCTCGAATACAAAGAGCTAGGGGAAAACTAAAGGATATGTTCTTGAATTGTTGTTTAGCCGAAGAAGGAAAAAAATGTAATTGTTAG
- a CDS encoding tetratricopeptide repeat protein, with translation MILFRQPTSDKQYNTFIFLLFFIFLQPFQAIAFNDWTPVNINDLNTEAERLQASKPDSTIFLAQKALSLMNSNEKQQAKAFAFWNLSQAYLYKHEYYSALIYGQKGIGLLNEEDTSKLHLDMLGTLGWVYYDMGNTSQAIPYHEKALNLAVKKQDLREEITYLNALGLDAMDEADYMMALNYFQKAEKKLSSESTSFSYLLSAIYNNQGIIYSTLEDWTQAKIYLLKSLELNTGGASSLVETYTYLAKVERGRKDFKQAKVYLQKAAQYVKQTNYSFALREFYEEKMSFEEIQENFKEAFLAQKEFIALDQKIKNGNIHTVTNHLLKFQQNKIEQDEKLLTQEKEIKQMYILFSIAIVSAIILLATSITLRLRHRMKQKALEQQLLKESLNSANIKNTELSDELVHKSKLLEDLALTISQRNEILQTLRENISNSRSEEMRKVWFTLTQMVEQVEKIPQAKVSAEVSQDFLYRIHEQFPDLTDKEIQLILQIRSHLSSKEIAELNNVEVRSVEMGRYRLRKKLGLAKGESLKDFIFNI, from the coding sequence ATGATTCTATTTCGACAGCCAACATCTGATAAACAATACAATACTTTTATTTTTTTACTGTTTTTCATCTTTTTACAGCCTTTTCAGGCTATAGCATTTAATGATTGGACTCCAGTAAATATAAATGACTTAAATACAGAAGCAGAACGACTCCAAGCTTCAAAGCCTGATAGTACCATTTTTTTGGCACAAAAAGCACTGAGTTTAATGAACTCTAATGAAAAGCAACAAGCAAAAGCTTTTGCGTTTTGGAATCTTTCTCAAGCATACCTTTACAAGCATGAGTATTATTCGGCTCTTATTTATGGGCAGAAAGGAATCGGTTTATTAAATGAAGAAGATACCAGTAAGCTTCATTTGGATATGTTAGGGACACTTGGTTGGGTGTATTATGATATGGGAAATACATCACAAGCAATTCCGTATCATGAAAAGGCGTTAAACTTGGCAGTCAAGAAACAAGATTTACGTGAGGAAATCACCTATTTGAATGCCTTAGGTTTGGACGCAATGGACGAGGCCGATTATATGATGGCTCTTAATTATTTTCAAAAAGCAGAAAAGAAGCTCTCTTCCGAATCGACATCTTTTAGCTATTTGTTATCAGCTATTTATAATAATCAAGGCATTATTTACTCTACGTTAGAAGATTGGACACAGGCAAAAATATATCTTTTAAAATCGCTAGAGCTAAATACTGGAGGAGCTTCAAGTTTAGTGGAAACCTACACTTATTTGGCTAAAGTAGAAAGAGGACGTAAAGACTTCAAGCAGGCAAAAGTGTATTTGCAAAAGGCAGCGCAATATGTAAAACAAACCAATTATAGTTTTGCCCTCCGAGAGTTTTATGAAGAAAAAATGAGCTTTGAAGAAATTCAAGAGAATTTCAAGGAAGCATTTCTCGCACAGAAAGAGTTTATTGCACTTGACCAGAAAATCAAGAATGGAAATATTCATACTGTAACTAATCACCTGCTCAAATTTCAGCAAAATAAGATTGAACAAGATGAAAAGCTGCTGACGCAAGAAAAGGAAATCAAGCAGATGTATATCCTTTTTAGCATAGCTATTGTGAGTGCGATTATTCTTTTGGCCACTAGCATCACACTAAGGCTAAGACATAGAATGAAGCAAAAAGCCCTAGAGCAACAGCTTTTGAAAGAAAGTTTGAACTCTGCAAATATCAAGAATACGGAACTGTCTGATGAGTTGGTACACAAGTCAAAACTGTTGGAAGATTTGGCACTGACCATTTCTCAGCGTAATGAAATTTTGCAGACTCTTCGAGAAAATATTTCAAATTCGAGATCGGAAGAAATGCGAAAGGTGTGGTTTACACTCACACAAATGGTTGAGCAAGTTGAGAAAATTCCGCAAGCAAAAGTTTCAGCCGAAGTCAGCCAAGATTTCTTGTACCGAATCCATGAACAATTTCCCGATTTGACGGATAAAGAAATTCAACTAATCCTCCAAATCAGAAGCCACTTGAGTTCCAAAGAAATTGCAGAATTGAATAATGTAGAAGTTCGCTCTGTAGAAATGGGACGTTACCGTCTTCGTAAGAAATTAGGCTTGGCAAAAGGGGAAAGTTTAAAAGATTTTATCTTCAATATCTAA
- a CDS encoding lysine exporter LysO family protein translates to MKGTLLILLFFVAGCTLSVFGFIPTVLVENDFSTYALYILMFLVGIGIGIDKRAIKMLKGANLGLFLVPLSVGIGSIIGAALINLAIGQGFKEGMAVGAGFGYYSLSSIYITELHGEALGVVALLSNIMRELLTLLITPLLVKFTGNLSPIASAGATSMDTTLPVISQYSGKDYVVVALFNGILLTIAVPLLIPFILN, encoded by the coding sequence ATGAAAGGGACGCTTTTAATACTCCTCTTTTTTGTAGCAGGTTGCACTTTATCCGTTTTCGGATTTATCCCTACAGTATTGGTTGAAAATGACTTTAGCACCTATGCACTTTACATCCTAATGTTTTTAGTAGGCATTGGAATTGGCATAGATAAAAGAGCTATTAAGATGTTGAAAGGGGCTAACCTCGGTTTGTTTTTGGTTCCTCTTTCAGTCGGGATTGGAAGTATAATCGGAGCGGCACTAATCAACTTAGCTATAGGGCAAGGTTTTAAAGAAGGAATGGCCGTAGGTGCAGGTTTTGGTTATTATAGCCTGTCTAGTATTTATATCACAGAATTGCATGGAGAGGCTTTAGGGGTAGTTGCTTTGCTTTCTAACATTATGAGAGAGTTGTTGACATTACTAATCACTCCACTTCTAGTAAAGTTTACAGGCAATCTATCACCGATCGCATCGGCAGGAGCAACTTCTATGGATACGACCTTACCTGTCATCAGTCAGTATTCGGGGAAAGATTATGTAGTTGTTGCCTTGTTCAACGGGATATTGCTCACCATAGCAGTACCACTGCTGATCCCCTTTATTTTGAATTAA
- a CDS encoding MGH1-like glycoside hydrolase domain-containing protein has protein sequence MLFSSCEEAKGNKEEELQLSRKNYPNVLNLKGVPTDAHTNNVWAFSDQGAWHAFSLPEEKDKANYGSFIGPYLLRQELSNWIGKSLLQLSLFDVETQKEIYLKDAKLISNTFYPGLLKQELEVEDLKVDLQLIFVDGRSALTKAVVTNLSSTKKVLQLGWKGTVFEDQNTIEREANGLSVKIAKEENVGITFSFEGEHITTEGERSYKYLSRQQELRAQTNWTESALIYYTFSPEERKKVLADTQQYFMDTENYFVQNENRWNTYVAKLFQKNLQKETLLSVEKYDRLAVKALVTLMHNWRSEAGGVYHQGIVPSYAAKYFQGLWAWDSWKHAVAIAPFEPELAKDQIRAMFDYQDEEGMIVDCFYRDEEIEKPNWRNTKAPLSAWAVEQVYLETADIDFVREMYPKLVKYHNWWYENRDHDQNGLCEYGSTDGTRIAAAWESGMDNAVRFDHAKIVTNKNGAYSLNQESVDLNAYLFAEKQQLSFLASELGLVDEAKDFKRGASKVATDVKNMMFDQEDGFFYDIQLEDKSKVKVQGPEGWTALWTQLAEKEQAEKVKEIMLDSARFYTSLPFPTLSAAHKDFNPQRGYWRGPVWLDQAYFAIDGLAKYGYVQEAKEAAQKLVDNAEGLADTSVPIHENYHPLSNKGLNAPHFSWSAAHILMLF, from the coding sequence ATGCTATTTTCTTCATGCGAAGAAGCAAAAGGAAATAAAGAAGAGGAGTTACAATTAAGTAGGAAGAATTATCCTAATGTATTAAACCTAAAGGGTGTGCCAACGGATGCACACACCAATAATGTTTGGGCATTTTCAGACCAAGGAGCATGGCATGCTTTTTCATTACCAGAAGAAAAAGACAAAGCAAATTACGGAAGCTTTATTGGCCCTTATTTGCTAAGACAAGAATTGAGTAATTGGATAGGGAAAAGTCTTTTACAGCTTTCTTTGTTTGATGTAGAAACACAAAAAGAGATTTACCTTAAAGATGCAAAGTTAATCTCGAATACATTTTATCCGGGATTGTTAAAGCAAGAATTGGAAGTCGAGGATTTGAAAGTTGATTTGCAGCTCATCTTTGTAGATGGCAGAAGTGCCTTGACAAAAGCTGTTGTCACTAATCTTTCGAGTACGAAAAAGGTATTGCAGTTAGGTTGGAAAGGAACTGTCTTTGAAGACCAAAATACAATTGAAAGAGAAGCCAATGGACTCTCAGTAAAGATTGCAAAAGAAGAAAATGTAGGCATAACGTTTTCTTTTGAAGGAGAACACATCACGACAGAAGGTGAGCGTTCGTATAAATATTTGAGTAGACAGCAGGAATTACGAGCTCAAACAAACTGGACAGAAAGTGCACTGATTTACTACACGTTTAGCCCTGAAGAGAGAAAAAAAGTATTGGCTGATACACAGCAATATTTCATGGACACAGAGAATTACTTTGTGCAGAATGAAAATAGATGGAATACCTATGTGGCCAAGCTTTTCCAAAAAAATCTGCAAAAAGAAACACTTTTATCTGTTGAAAAGTACGACCGATTAGCAGTTAAAGCACTTGTTACGCTGATGCACAATTGGAGAAGTGAAGCAGGAGGGGTGTATCATCAAGGAATTGTGCCTTCTTATGCTGCTAAGTATTTTCAAGGACTTTGGGCATGGGATTCGTGGAAACATGCCGTAGCTATAGCACCATTTGAACCCGAATTGGCTAAAGATCAGATCAGGGCCATGTTTGATTACCAAGATGAAGAAGGGATGATCGTGGATTGCTTCTACCGAGATGAAGAGATCGAGAAACCAAATTGGAGAAATACAAAAGCACCACTTTCGGCTTGGGCTGTAGAGCAAGTCTATTTAGAAACAGCGGATATTGATTTTGTAAGAGAAATGTATCCGAAGTTGGTGAAGTATCACAATTGGTGGTATGAAAACAGAGATCATGATCAAAATGGTTTGTGTGAATATGGCTCTACCGATGGTACTCGAATAGCAGCAGCTTGGGAAAGTGGAATGGATAATGCCGTTCGTTTTGACCATGCAAAAATAGTAACGAATAAAAATGGAGCTTATTCACTAAATCAAGAGTCTGTCGACCTGAACGCTTATTTGTTTGCTGAGAAACAGCAGTTGTCATTTTTAGCTTCCGAATTAGGCTTGGTTGATGAAGCTAAAGATTTCAAGAGAGGAGCAAGTAAGGTCGCTACAGATGTAAAGAACATGATGTTTGATCAAGAAGATGGGTTCTTCTATGACATTCAATTGGAAGATAAATCTAAGGTTAAGGTGCAAGGTCCAGAAGGTTGGACGGCACTCTGGACACAATTGGCAGAGAAAGAACAAGCAGAGAAAGTAAAAGAAATTATGCTTGATTCGGCAAGATTCTACACTTCCTTGCCTTTCCCAACTTTGAGTGCAGCTCATAAAGATTTCAATCCGCAACGAGGGTACTGGCGAGGACCTGTTTGGCTCGACCAAGCTTACTTTGCCATAGATGGCCTAGCCAAATATGGTTATGTGCAAGAAGCAAAAGAGGCCGCACAGAAATTAGTGGACAATGCAGAAGGCTTGGCAGATACTTCAGTACCAATTCATGAAAACTATCATCCACTAAGTAATAAAGGGCTAAATGCACCACACTTTAGTTGGAGTGCAGCGCATATTTTGATGCTTTTTTAA
- a CDS encoding glycoside hydrolase family 2 TIM barrel-domain containing protein, producing MNKIFLSFLSTILLGMGGGIVHPIFAQSLPDWEDPKVFAINMEAPRAIFYVFDKEEEAFKKDWEASSAYQSLNGMWKFNWSVAPTKRPKNFYKPTYNVSEWDEIKVPANIELQGYSAPIYTDVPYPFDPNPPFVPKDHNPVGSYRKEFTLEKSWMTDRIYIHFGAVNSAMYLWINGEKVGYGEGSKTPMVFDISDYVKEGNNTLAAEVYRFSDGSYLEDQDMWKMSGIERDVYLYRRGNTHIRDFFLNASLDDNYQDGIFDLNIEIRNQSEQKKGKYSVTFSIFDEAKTRLLSKEKTVKTKSEYSEVSFSENLKLVRQWTAETPHLYTLQLTLKDEKGQVIESLSRDFGFRRVEIKKRQLLVNGKPVTIRGVNRHEHSKDNGNVITEEEMIRDIELMQQFNINAVRASHYPNYPKWYELCDKYGMYVVDEANIESHGMGYGEESLAKDTLWMDAHLNRTIRMLERSKNHPSIIVWSLGNEAGDGINFVKTSEWLKQRDPSRPVQYEQARSKDHTDITVPMYATIDWMREYIEGDYTKPYILCEYAHAMGNSVGNLQGYWDLIDSEPSLQGGFIWDWADQTFEQVDDEGKTYWAYGGDMGYVGISNDSSFCANGLVTSGRTLNPHIWEVKKVYQPLKVLAADVKNGKFKLWNRFNFIDNSNFDLEWEIKNIDQLVAKGESLVSVCAQDTVEFQVDFPDLAVKAGAEYIVTFRLKLKQAQGLLPKGFEIGWDQFILESYPREGIKQTFGRLSYEDREREIQIRGKDFNLTFDKQEGVLSSYQIDGQELMKKSLQADFWRAPTENDLAWGMPAYAKSIWKTAEQDPLEVKWAIEEIATGHLKLVCTQELKVGRTTTQHTYDVMGNGDLLVNYHLTVGDSLPEMPRVGMQMHLDSSFSNMTWYGRGPIESYADRKSGAALGLYSSTVWEQYFPYVRPQENAQKTDVRWLTLTDEKGKGILVVAEEMPLSMTAHQFDTDRLEHRGMETMAHGTDIVPEDLISLNIDYKQMGIGGDTSWGWRAKAHPEYLLPSAKKYEYSFRISPLRKTSELNDKLRYQYHFGDKLE from the coding sequence ATGAATAAAATATTTCTTAGCTTTTTAAGCACCATTCTCTTGGGAATGGGGGGCGGAATTGTACACCCAATTTTTGCCCAAAGTTTACCCGACTGGGAAGATCCTAAAGTCTTTGCCATCAATATGGAAGCACCAAGAGCTATCTTCTATGTCTTTGATAAGGAAGAAGAAGCTTTCAAAAAGGACTGGGAAGCATCGTCGGCCTATCAGTCTTTGAACGGAATGTGGAAATTCAATTGGTCAGTTGCACCAACAAAACGTCCGAAGAATTTCTATAAACCGACTTACAATGTATCGGAATGGGATGAAATAAAAGTACCTGCTAACATTGAGTTACAGGGGTACAGTGCCCCAATTTATACCGATGTTCCTTATCCTTTTGATCCTAATCCTCCATTTGTACCAAAAGATCATAATCCTGTAGGTTCTTACAGAAAGGAATTTACACTTGAAAAATCATGGATGACGGATCGAATTTATATCCATTTTGGAGCCGTAAACTCAGCTATGTATTTGTGGATTAATGGTGAGAAAGTAGGCTATGGAGAAGGAAGTAAAACACCGATGGTTTTCGATATTTCAGACTATGTGAAGGAAGGGAATAATACGCTTGCAGCAGAAGTCTATCGCTTCTCTGATGGAAGTTACCTCGAAGATCAGGACATGTGGAAAATGAGCGGAATAGAAAGAGATGTTTACCTATACAGAAGAGGAAATACTCACATCAGAGACTTCTTTCTAAATGCTTCTTTAGATGATAATTATCAAGATGGAATCTTTGATTTGAACATTGAAATCAGAAATCAATCTGAGCAAAAGAAAGGCAAGTATTCGGTTACGTTCAGCATTTTTGATGAAGCTAAAACACGTTTACTTTCAAAAGAAAAAACAGTAAAAACAAAGAGTGAATATTCGGAAGTTTCTTTTTCTGAAAACCTAAAATTAGTACGTCAGTGGACGGCTGAAACGCCCCATCTTTATACACTTCAACTCACATTGAAAGATGAGAAAGGACAGGTAATCGAATCTTTGAGCAGAGACTTTGGGTTTAGAAGGGTGGAGATCAAAAAACGACAATTGTTGGTCAACGGAAAGCCTGTAACCATAAGAGGTGTAAATCGACATGAGCATTCTAAAGACAACGGAAATGTCATTACGGAAGAAGAAATGATTCGAGATATTGAGTTGATGCAACAATTCAATATCAATGCAGTCCGAGCAAGTCACTATCCTAATTACCCAAAATGGTATGAACTCTGTGACAAATACGGAATGTATGTGGTAGATGAAGCAAATATCGAATCGCATGGTATGGGCTACGGAGAGGAAAGTTTAGCAAAAGATACCTTGTGGATGGATGCACATCTGAATCGTACCATCCGAATGCTTGAGCGAAGTAAAAACCACCCAAGTATTATTGTTTGGTCTTTAGGAAATGAAGCAGGTGATGGGATCAACTTCGTGAAAACTTCAGAATGGTTGAAACAAAGAGACCCTAGCAGACCAGTTCAGTATGAACAAGCTCGTTCAAAAGATCATACCGACATCACCGTTCCGATGTATGCTACAATTGATTGGATGCGAGAATACATAGAAGGAGATTATACCAAGCCTTATATTCTTTGTGAATATGCACATGCCATGGGAAATAGTGTAGGAAATCTGCAAGGCTACTGGGATTTGATAGACAGCGAACCAAGTTTGCAAGGTGGATTTATCTGGGATTGGGCAGATCAAACCTTTGAACAAGTAGATGATGAAGGTAAAACCTATTGGGCATACGGCGGTGATATGGGCTATGTTGGTATTTCAAACGATTCATCTTTTTGTGCCAATGGCTTAGTGACGAGCGGAAGAACGCTGAATCCACATATTTGGGAAGTAAAGAAAGTATATCAACCCTTGAAAGTATTAGCTGCTGATGTAAAAAATGGAAAGTTCAAACTTTGGAATCGATTCAACTTTATTGATAATTCAAACTTTGATCTTGAGTGGGAAATCAAGAATATTGATCAACTGGTAGCAAAAGGAGAAAGTTTAGTATCTGTCTGTGCACAAGATACCGTTGAGTTTCAAGTAGACTTTCCTGATTTAGCCGTAAAAGCAGGAGCTGAATATATCGTCACATTCCGTCTCAAGCTTAAACAAGCACAAGGACTTTTACCAAAAGGATTTGAAATCGGTTGGGATCAATTTATCCTAGAAAGTTATCCGAGAGAAGGTATTAAACAAACGTTTGGAAGGCTTTCTTACGAAGATCGTGAACGAGAAATTCAGATTAGGGGGAAAGATTTTAACCTCACTTTTGACAAGCAAGAAGGGGTTTTGTCGAGCTATCAAATTGATGGCCAAGAATTGATGAAGAAATCGCTTCAAGCTGATTTTTGGAGAGCACCTACAGAAAATGATTTGGCTTGGGGAATGCCCGCTTACGCCAAAAGCATTTGGAAAACAGCAGAACAAGACCCGTTAGAAGTAAAATGGGCAATTGAGGAAATCGCTACAGGGCATTTGAAATTAGTCTGTACACAAGAACTAAAAGTAGGCAGAACCACAACTCAGCATACTTATGATGTGATGGGCAATGGCGATTTGCTTGTCAACTATCATTTGACAGTTGGGGATTCTTTACCCGAAATGCCAAGAGTGGGAATGCAAATGCATCTGGATAGCTCTTTTTCAAATATGACTTGGTATGGAAGAGGGCCAATTGAAAGTTATGCTGACCGAAAGTCGGGAGCTGCACTTGGTTTGTATTCAAGTACGGTGTGGGAACAGTATTTCCCATATGTAAGACCTCAAGAAAATGCTCAGAAAACAGATGTACGTTGGTTGACATTGACAGATGAGAAAGGCAAAGGTATACTGGTTGTCGCTGAAGAAATGCCATTGAGTATGACAGCTCATCAGTTTGATACAGATCGTTTGGAGCACCGAGGAATGGAAACTATGGCGCATGGAACAGATATCGTTCCTGAAGATTTGATTTCACTTAACATTGATTACAAACAGATGGGAATAGGCGGTGACACAAGCTGGGGATGGAGAGCTAAAGCACACCCTGAATATCTTTTACCATCAGCTAAAAAATATGAGTACAGCTTCAGAATAAGTCCTTTGAGGAAGACAAGTGAACTCAACGATAAGCTCCGATACCAGTACCATTTTGGTGATAAACTAGAGTAG